A part of Paenibacillus sp. IHBB 10380 genomic DNA contains:
- a CDS encoding ABC transporter substrate-binding protein translates to MNKLMKLWTSGLLALVLALSLAGCGADNKQAQNAPAVEQPVTTTEQPEATEELKTVYPLTVKDSTGESFTFAEAPKRIVSVSPAETEALFAIGLDNEIVGVSDYDDYPEAVVSKPKMGGVMKPNEEAIIASEADIVFTGISMSEEAVKKLRDLGIRIFKTDPKTVDDILSNIELYGQITDHQAQAKVVTDHMKQERDEVIEAVKSVTPEQKKKVYVEFSPGWTVGKGEFMDELITLAGGINVASDTVGWNKISEEKIIQDNPDVILYSKNVIDDVTKKGLDDMIKGRSGWDQIAAVKNEAIFGLDDNLLSRPGPRATAGLKEVAKAIYPDLFK, encoded by the coding sequence ATGAACAAATTAATGAAGTTGTGGACCTCAGGTCTACTTGCACTCGTACTAGCGTTATCACTTGCTGGATGTGGTGCAGACAACAAACAAGCACAGAATGCACCAGCAGTAGAGCAACCTGTAACGACTACGGAACAGCCAGAGGCAACAGAGGAATTGAAAACGGTATATCCATTAACCGTAAAGGATTCAACAGGAGAGTCTTTCACTTTCGCTGAGGCTCCTAAACGTATTGTATCCGTGTCTCCTGCAGAGACGGAGGCGCTATTCGCTATTGGTCTTGATAACGAAATTGTAGGCGTGTCTGATTATGATGATTATCCGGAGGCTGTGGTGTCCAAGCCTAAGATGGGTGGTGTTATGAAGCCGAATGAGGAAGCTATTATTGCATCTGAAGCGGATATCGTATTTACAGGTATTTCAATGAGCGAAGAAGCGGTAAAGAAGCTACGTGATCTTGGAATTCGAATCTTTAAGACAGACCCCAAGACAGTAGATGATATCTTAAGTAATATTGAATTATATGGCCAGATTACGGATCATCAAGCACAAGCTAAAGTGGTGACGGATCACATGAAACAAGAACGTGATGAAGTGATTGAAGCTGTTAAATCTGTTACACCCGAGCAAAAGAAGAAGGTATATGTAGAATTTTCCCCTGGTTGGACCGTAGGTAAGGGAGAATTTATGGATGAGTTGATCACTCTTGCGGGTGGGATTAACGTAGCTTCCGATACAGTAGGTTGGAATAAGATTAGTGAAGAGAAGATTATACAGGATAATCCTGATGTCATTCTGTATTCCAAGAATGTCATTGATGATGTGACTAAAAAGGGTCTGGATGACATGATTAAAGGCCGCAGTGGTTGGGATCAAATAGCGGCTGTGAAGAATGAAGCTATATTCGGATTGGATGATAACTTGCTGAGCCGTCCAGGGCCTAGAGCTACGGCAGGGCTTAAAGAAGTAGCAAAAGCTATCTATCCGGACTTGTTTAAATAA
- a CDS encoding histidine phosphatase family protein, whose translation MAVTLELLLMRHGKTHWNVDKRYLGHSDISITREARAELIPLRRQLIGRTFSKVACSDLKRCQESLAFVAPELLDVAIYDNRLREMDFGDWEGKTYEELNGLPLYCEWLDHPQAVFPPNGEAWDLFQARIRDFLNSLIPLTFEDRRDRTIPSVFVVTHGGVIRQLITMSVPQLSFWDMSVEPGSLVRLLLTLDDGCWTGTLHSEY comes from the coding sequence ATGGCAGTGACGTTGGAGCTATTATTGATGCGCCATGGAAAAACACACTGGAATGTGGATAAACGGTACTTAGGGCACAGCGATATAAGTATTACAAGGGAAGCGCGTGCGGAGCTGATCCCCCTGCGAAGACAGCTCATCGGTAGAACGTTTAGTAAAGTAGCCTGTAGTGATCTTAAACGTTGCCAAGAGAGTCTAGCCTTCGTAGCTCCTGAGCTTCTAGACGTTGCCATTTATGATAATCGTTTGAGAGAGATGGACTTTGGAGATTGGGAAGGAAAGACATATGAAGAGTTAAACGGACTCCCTCTGTATTGTGAATGGCTGGATCACCCACAGGCGGTTTTTCCACCAAATGGGGAGGCTTGGGATCTTTTTCAGGCAAGAATCAGGGACTTTCTGAATAGCTTAATCCCATTGACGTTTGAGGATAGGCGAGATCGTACGATCCCATCGGTGTTCGTTGTTACGCATGGTGGGGTGATTAGGCAGCTGATAACGATGAGTGTTCCTCAGCTATCCTTTTGGGATATGTCTGTGGAACCAGGTAGCTTAGTTAGGTTGCTACTTACTTTAGATGATGGATGCTGGACAGGTACTTTGCATAGTGAATATTGA
- the cbiB gene encoding adenosylcobinamide-phosphate synthase CbiB: protein MNAIWIVLIAYVIDLWIGDPRWLPHPVIFMGKAIKRIEKWIRRFFSRPTALKKAGILLPIVVVGGSFALTWGLLKGLYMIHPWAAWIAESILIATTIAIKGLKDAGMEVFGHLSRGDLPAARQALSMIVGRDTEHLEEPEVVRGTVETVAENIVDAIVSPLFYALIGGAPLAMAYRAVNTLDSMVGYKNDKYMNLGWASARFDDIANYIPARITAILLIFSARIMRLDDKRAYRTVKHDARLHPSPNSGYPESAVAGALGIRMGGENSYQGIVSFRAYMGEATRVMNASDIKATIRLMILTSLTFIVVGLLLIWVVGGTLWQ from the coding sequence ATGAATGCCATATGGATTGTGCTAATTGCGTATGTTATAGATCTATGGATAGGTGACCCGCGCTGGCTACCCCATCCTGTTATTTTTATGGGTAAAGCAATAAAACGTATAGAAAAGTGGATACGGAGGTTCTTTAGCCGTCCTACAGCACTAAAAAAGGCAGGCATACTTTTACCGATTGTTGTGGTAGGGGGTTCTTTTGCCCTGACTTGGGGACTTTTGAAAGGGTTGTATATGATCCATCCGTGGGCTGCATGGATAGCAGAATCGATACTTATAGCTACAACCATTGCCATTAAAGGATTAAAAGATGCGGGTATGGAAGTATTCGGTCACCTCAGTCGTGGTGACTTACCTGCTGCTAGACAGGCACTTAGCATGATTGTTGGTCGTGACACGGAACATCTGGAGGAGCCAGAAGTTGTGCGTGGAACGGTGGAGACAGTAGCTGAGAATATCGTAGATGCCATTGTATCTCCTTTATTCTATGCTCTGATTGGTGGAGCTCCCCTTGCTATGGCATATCGAGCAGTGAATACGTTGGATTCAATGGTAGGTTACAAGAATGATAAGTACATGAATTTAGGCTGGGCTTCGGCTAGATTCGATGATATAGCCAACTATATCCCAGCAAGAATAACAGCTATATTACTGATCTTTAGCGCTAGAATAATGCGACTAGATGATAAGAGAGCGTATAGAACTGTAAAGCATGATGCTAGACTCCATCCTAGTCCTAATAGTGGCTATCCAGAATCAGCAGTTGCTGGAGCCTTAGGTATACGAATGGGTGGCGAGAATAGTTACCAAGGGATCGTGTCTTTCAGAGCTTATATGGGAGAAGCTACTCGGGTTATGAATGCTAGTGATATTAAAGCTACAATTAGACTCATGATCCTGACATCTTTGACATTTATAGTTGTAGGTCTACTTCTTATCTGGGTTGTAGGAGGGACATTATGGCAGTGA
- a CDS encoding adenosylcobinamide amidohydrolase gives MMTTPFVDGVTKQYHSTVWPELTLTREDQHLLLHSPIHLDSLSSAVHGGGKGYINRITNIYVDRFYECDNPERDIANWLGEWKYPLESTAGLLTAVKLEHAAVLEEKGEAASLFCCTTAGVSNGARAGSERTTFAAYRPGTINIMLMIDGQLTQAAMVNAVMTAVEAKAAALADLDIRDVENDLVATGTTTDAIVLGVSQNKSYEATHAYAGTATDLGAAIGRIVYGTVKESLLAARASLR, from the coding sequence ATGATGACAACACCTTTTGTGGATGGCGTAACGAAGCAATATCATTCTACAGTATGGCCTGAACTCACTTTGACTAGAGAAGATCAACATCTATTACTGCATTCGCCAATTCATTTAGATAGTCTTAGTAGTGCAGTTCACGGTGGAGGTAAGGGGTATATTAACCGCATTACTAATATTTACGTGGATCGATTCTATGAATGCGATAATCCAGAGCGAGATATTGCGAATTGGCTCGGAGAGTGGAAATACCCTCTTGAATCGACAGCAGGATTGCTAACGGCTGTTAAGTTAGAACATGCTGCAGTGTTGGAAGAGAAAGGGGAGGCTGCTTCTCTCTTTTGTTGCACGACAGCGGGAGTATCGAATGGCGCACGCGCTGGATCAGAGCGGACTACTTTTGCTGCTTACAGACCGGGAACGATCAATATCATGTTAATGATTGATGGTCAATTAACGCAAGCCGCGATGGTAAATGCAGTCATGACAGCGGTAGAAGCCAAGGCGGCGGCGCTTGCTGATCTTGATATACGCGATGTTGAAAATGATCTAGTTGCGACGGGAACGACTACGGATGCGATTGTGCTTGGAGTTAGTCAGAACAAGTCATATGAAGCCACTCATGCATATGCTGGAACGGCGACTGATCTAGGGGCGGCTATTGGACGTATTGTCTACGGGACCGTGAAGGAGAGCCTTCTAGCAGCAAGGGCAAGTCTTCGATAA
- the cobD gene encoding threonine-phosphate decarboxylase CobD — translation MLEVYGHGGDLESAAQLYGRGVDTFLDFSANINPLGPPQEVLKRLQDAVASIIRYPDPGHREFKEILAAKLDVATDAICVGNGAAECMALLLLALHPRKVGIVEPCFSEYRQLSEQFGAEVFAVYGIKEHDWTASVSDVAELIQQVDLLFLGQPNNPNGVQYKLEELRALAETAEEYDTYLVVDEAFIDFIPEEQRNSLLLELTPFPHLLLVRSMTKFYAIPGLRLGYALAHPNIIKLMQGKQVTWSVNGLALLAGEICLQISEEYEQKTMDLISSERNVLTTGLKDMGCEVSPGEANFLLVELPPSWSAEDMQRELGLRGILIRSCAMYPGLGPRYIRLAVKGHEANLRLLKEMTSVLEE, via the coding sequence ATGCTCGAAGTATATGGACATGGTGGTGATCTGGAGAGCGCTGCTCAACTTTATGGAAGAGGAGTAGACACTTTCCTTGATTTCAGTGCCAATATCAATCCGTTGGGACCTCCTCAGGAAGTATTAAAGAGACTTCAGGACGCTGTAGCCTCTATTATCCGTTATCCTGATCCCGGTCATCGTGAGTTCAAAGAGATTCTAGCAGCCAAACTTGATGTTGCAACAGATGCCATCTGTGTAGGGAATGGTGCGGCTGAATGTATGGCACTCCTGTTACTAGCACTTCATCCACGGAAGGTGGGGATTGTGGAGCCGTGTTTCTCAGAATATCGCCAATTATCGGAGCAGTTTGGCGCAGAGGTATTCGCTGTATATGGCATTAAAGAACACGATTGGACGGCCTCGGTGAGTGATGTCGCGGAGTTAATACAACAGGTTGACCTTCTATTCCTTGGACAGCCGAATAATCCGAATGGTGTGCAGTATAAGTTGGAAGAGTTACGTGCTTTGGCGGAAACGGCTGAGGAATATGATACATATCTCGTAGTGGACGAAGCCTTTATAGATTTCATTCCAGAAGAACAGCGGAATTCGCTTCTGCTAGAGCTTACTCCATTTCCGCATCTTCTCTTAGTGCGCTCCATGACGAAGTTCTATGCCATTCCTGGCTTAAGATTAGGCTACGCATTGGCACATCCTAATATCATTAAGCTCATGCAGGGAAAACAAGTCACATGGAGTGTGAATGGACTTGCATTGCTAGCAGGTGAGATATGTCTGCAAATTAGTGAGGAATACGAACAGAAGACGATGGATCTAATCTCTTCGGAACGTAATGTTCTGACTACTGGACTCAAGGATATGGGCTGCGAGGTAAGTCCAGGAGAGGCAAATTTCCTATTGGTGGAGCTACCACCTTCTTGGAGTGCTGAAGATATGCAGCGTGAACTAGGATTGCGAGGTATACTCATTCGTAGTTGCGCGATGTATCCTGGGCTTGGACCACGGTATATCAGATTAGCAGTAAAGGGACATGAAGCTAATCTGAGATTGCTTAAGGAAATGACAAGCGTATTAGAGGAATAA
- a CDS encoding lipoate--protein ligase, with protein sequence MLFIDNQGIHDPAINLAIEEYALRHLPMEESYLLFYINRPSIIIGKHQNTIEEINQEYCKDNNVQVVRRLSGGGAVYHDLGNLNFSFITKDDGQSFHNFLKFTQPVIDALHQMGVNAEMTGRNDLQVGEQKISGNAQFSTRGRMFSHGTLMFNLNLDDVQASLRVNPEKFKSKSTKSVRSRVANISDLMEGTMTIEEFRSELLRSIFGMDPVDIPQYHLTDKDWEKIHEISKEHYQNWEWNYGNSPESNVKHTKKFPAGIIDIRMNINEGRIHDIKIYGDFFGVGDVADIENTLRDKRYQEAEVREALDKFEIKHYFGNIELEDFIGLVFLEE encoded by the coding sequence ATGCTATTTATCGATAATCAGGGTATTCATGACCCTGCCATTAATCTCGCCATAGAAGAATATGCATTACGGCATTTACCTATGGAAGAAAGCTATTTGCTTTTCTATATTAACCGTCCTTCTATCATTATTGGCAAACATCAAAACACGATTGAGGAAATCAATCAGGAATATTGCAAAGACAACAATGTACAAGTCGTACGTCGTTTATCTGGCGGCGGTGCTGTATACCACGACCTTGGTAACCTTAACTTCAGTTTCATTACCAAGGATGATGGACAATCTTTTCATAACTTCTTGAAATTCACCCAACCCGTCATCGATGCGCTACATCAGATGGGCGTCAATGCTGAAATGACAGGTCGTAACGATCTTCAAGTCGGTGAACAAAAGATTTCGGGTAACGCTCAATTCTCTACACGAGGTCGCATGTTCAGCCATGGTACATTAATGTTTAATCTTAATTTGGATGATGTACAAGCTTCACTACGTGTCAATCCTGAGAAGTTCAAATCCAAGAGTACCAAATCGGTACGTAGCCGTGTAGCTAACATTAGTGATCTGATGGAAGGTACCATGACGATTGAAGAGTTCCGATCCGAACTACTACGTTCGATCTTCGGCATGGACCCCGTGGATATTCCTCAGTACCATTTAACAGATAAAGATTGGGAGAAGATCCACGAGATCTCCAAAGAACACTACCAGAATTGGGAGTGGAACTATGGTAATTCACCTGAGTCAAATGTGAAGCATACAAAGAAATTCCCAGCAGGCATTATCGATATACGCATGAATATCAACGAGGGCCGTATCCATGATATCAAGATTTATGGTGATTTCTTCGGCGTAGGCGATGTTGCTGATATTGAGAATACGTTACGCGATAAGCGTTATCAAGAAGCTGAGGTTAGAGAAGCTTTAGACAAATTTGAGATCAAACACTACTTCGGTAACATCGAACTAGAAGATTTTATCGGGCTGGTATTTCTGGAAGAATAG
- a CDS encoding YqkE family protein gives MAKKKRPTNSPKPASDYAPTTLKDLLSGEILEQLKAQADEMKAEEKKKKETEQLKIEEARQAEQKKLENSFEHLLENSSQDWRKYK, from the coding sequence ATGGCAAAGAAGAAAAGACCTACAAATTCTCCAAAGCCTGCTTCTGACTATGCACCAACCACGTTAAAGGATTTACTAAGTGGTGAAATACTTGAGCAATTGAAGGCTCAGGCAGATGAGATGAAGGCGGAGGAAAAGAAGAAGAAGGAAACGGAGCAACTTAAGATTGAAGAGGCTCGTCAAGCTGAACAGAAGAAGCTGGAAAATAGCTTCGAACATTTACTAGAGAATAGTAGTCAAGATTGGCGCAAATATAAATAA